The following is a genomic window from Chania multitudinisentens RB-25.
TTATAATCGCTGTTGCTGAGTGTCAGGATCACGATATCCACAGTCGGCAAACAGCTTAGAAGAGTCTCGCAGTATTTTAAATTATCGGTACTGGCAACAATCTCAAGTTGTCCAGATAAATGAGTATCGCTGATGAGCGATTTTAATCCAGCTTGAGTAAAATTACAGGAGCATTGAAGCACTACTTTTTTCTTTCTCATTGTTTCCTCAGGAAATTTTTAGTGTATAAATATCTTTTTATAAATAAACACAATAAGTGAAATTTCATCAGAGCCAGGCTGCTTTCAATATACTTACGAATAAATTGCCTTTGAGAACATTAACAGTGCACAGGCAGTATCAATATAAGTTTTAAATTCAATCTGAACTTTGCTTGCTGAGGAGCGGCTGAGATCATCAATCGCAATAAACCCATCACCTAGGCTGGGATAAATTTTGTCATGAAAATCCTTTTCATTTAGTATCAAGAAACACATTAAAAACATATTGTTAACATGTTTCTGACTGGCAGGATTAATTTAATGAGTTAGCAAAATTTTTTATCAGCAATACCTGTTTTTTAAACTTTAGGATGAACCAATAACCTTTTATCACATGAGGTCAATATTCATGTTCGGAAGGTTATTTATTGTTCATCCTCCTATCGTTGAGAGGCTGTTTTAGAGAATGCCCCACTTGATGAGAGGTAGTATAGGATTTTACTTACATCCTGTGAAGGAAATATTTTTTATCGGTGATAACAAAAAATGATAGTAAAGCGTGGAAATTAAAAAAAAGAAATTTAATGATTATGGTATCGCTTTGCAGCATAGCAATTCATTGAGTCATCGATAGTATAACAGCAACAGGATACAAAATAATGAATGGATATGCTAGCCTAGAGTTAGTTATAAGGAGTAAATCCTCGTTTGGTGTTAACGGTTTTCTTTTTTACATTAAAGTTATTGAATAATAAAACATATCATTACTTATAAAACCAAATATTATGCGGGAAATAGTTCATTTAATTTTATCTTTTCCCATTTATTAATGTTGGTATTAATATTTTTTTATCACTGATAAAAAATACTTACTTTACTACCACTAAGTTAAATCTTATAGTGTTTGCATATTAACCACCGCCATGTTTGGATTGCTTGAACTTTGAGCAGAACAGTAAAAGGAATTTATCACTTTTTTCATCTTTTAATTCTTTGAGCGTATTGAAAATAATCTTCTAAATGAAGGTTATTTTTATCCCGTTCAATGATGAACATTAAATAAGCATTGTAGACGTTTCTTAATGATAAGGACGTCAAATTCACTGTAAGTAAGGAATATTTTAATGAAAAAGATTCTTCTGTCTGCTATTGCAACCGTTGCTCTGTCTTCTGGTGTGGCTCAGGCAGCTTCCACCGGGACTATCACTTTTAATGGCGAACTGACTGCAACAACCTGTGATGTGATTGTTGATGGCCAGGCTGCTGACGCTACCGTTGTTCTGCCTACCGTTGGTACTAACCAACTGCAAGCTGCTACCCGTACTGCTGGCGCTACAGGCTTTGTGATGGCGCTGAACAATTGCTCTGGGACTCTGGAGTCTGCTTCTGCTTTCTTCGAAGCGGGTGCTTCAGTTGATCAGGTAACAGGCCGTCTGCAAAATGTGAGCGGTAGTGCAACAAATGTCAGCCTGCAATTGCTGGATGCTTCAAGCCCAACTCAGGCAGTAATCGAAGCCGGTAATCAGAGCCAGGTCGCTAATACCACCTATAAGAGCATTCTTAGCGGTAGCGCCAGCTTGCCTTATATCGTTCGTTACTACGCTGAAGCACCAACCACTCCTGGTACTGTGATCAGCAACGTTGTTTATTCAATTCAGTACGAGTAATAGGATTGGGAGGGGGTTCCCCTCCCAACCAATTGTTTTATCTGGAGTTTATAATAATGAAGTTTCTTTCTCTCAATATGCGTCAGATTTGCACCTTTGCCGTTGCTGCCCTGCTGAGTGCCAATAGTTTGGCCAGCGTGGTGATCAGTGGAACACGGGTGATTTATCCTTCTGATGCGAATGAGGTTAGCGTTAAAATCAGCAATGGTGGCCCTTCTCCTGTCTTGCTGCAAAGCTGGATTGATACTGGTGATGCTGATGCCAAACCTTCTGCGATCAAAGTGCCGTTTGTGCTGACCCCACCAATGAACCGTGTGGAGCCTGCCAAAGGTCAGACGTTGCGTATCAGTTACGCAGGGGGTGCATTACCGATGGATAGAGAGTCAGTATTCTGGCTGAATGTGCTGGAAGTTCCGGCCAAAAATCAGGCGAAAGCTGACGAAAACCGTTTACAGATGGCTTTCCGTACTCGAATCAAACTGTTTTATCGCCCGGTTGGCTTGGCAGGCAATGCCAATGATGCAGTGAAAGCGTTAACTTGGGGCAATCAGGGAAACCGTGTACAGGTGACGAATCCCACTCCGTATTATGTATCTTTGGTGAATCTGTCGCTTAATGGTAAGAAACTCGATCATGCGATGGTGGCACCGCGGGACACAATGGTATTGAATCTACCGGGTAATGTAGGAAATAAAATTACCGGGAGTGTTGTTAATGATTATGGTGCAATTAATACTTTTGATGCAGTAGTGAAATAAGCGACCCGCAGATATATAGATATAGCTGCCATCTTTCAAGTCGCATGTGCGTTGGTTTCCCGTTACTTATCTAGGGTATATCATCAGGATTATGATCACCCTATGGGCTAGCGCAAGCGCTGTTTAAGTCGGTCTGTTGCCGATTTTTACTGCTTTCCTGCAA
Proteins encoded in this region:
- a CDS encoding fimbrial protein, whose product is MKKILLSAIATVALSSGVAQAASTGTITFNGELTATTCDVIVDGQAADATVVLPTVGTNQLQAATRTAGATGFVMALNNCSGTLESASAFFEAGASVDQVTGRLQNVSGSATNVSLQLLDASSPTQAVIEAGNQSQVANTTYKSILSGSASLPYIVRYYAEAPTTPGTVISNVVYSIQYE
- a CDS encoding fimbria/pilus periplasmic chaperone encodes the protein MRQICTFAVAALLSANSLASVVISGTRVIYPSDANEVSVKISNGGPSPVLLQSWIDTGDADAKPSAIKVPFVLTPPMNRVEPAKGQTLRISYAGGALPMDRESVFWLNVLEVPAKNQAKADENRLQMAFRTRIKLFYRPVGLAGNANDAVKALTWGNQGNRVQVTNPTPYYVSLVNLSLNGKKLDHAMVAPRDTMVLNLPGNVGNKITGSVVNDYGAINTFDAVVK